The following coding sequences are from one Triticum aestivum cultivar Chinese Spring chromosome 5A, IWGSC CS RefSeq v2.1, whole genome shotgun sequence window:
- the LOC123104743 gene encoding protein DETOXIFICATION 41, whose translation MLIPLHLSPTYSQPVNRLVGMEPEGEETMEGDGDAATAPLLDFIDDQSAASEELLRREPVPFDVLSRLALWEAGNLWRISWASILITLFSFTLSLVTQMFVGHLGELELAGASITNIGIQGLAYGIMLGMSTAVQTVCGQAYGARRYRAMGVVCQRALVLQFVTAVAIAFFYWYSGPFLQLIGQAEDVAVAGQLYARGLVPQLLAFALFCPMQRFLQAQNIVNPVAYMVLAVLVFHIFISWLAVFVLSFGLLGAALTLSFSWWVLVALTWAYIIWSPACKETWTGLSMLAFRGLWGYAKLAFASAVMLALELWYVQGFVLLTGFLPNSEIALDSLSICINYWNWDFQIMLGLSYAASIRVSNELGAGHPKVARLSVMVVVMASIAFSILATIVVMALRYPLSTLYTSSTTVIEAVIALMPLLAISIFLNGIQPILSGVAVGSGWQVIVAYVNVGAYYIIGLPIGCVLGFKTSLGAAGIWWGLIIGVAVQTVALIVITARTNWDSEVEKAIQRLRRTAADEGGVLVVDDDDV comes from the exons ATGCTCATACCCCTGCACCTGTCACCAACTTATTCACAACCAGTCAATAGACTGGTAGGTATGGAACCTGAAG GGGAGGAGACAATGGAGGGAGATGGCGACGCTGCGACGGCGCCGTTGCTGGACTTCATCGATGACCAGTCAGCCGCCTCGGAGGAGCTGCTGCGGCGGGAGCCGGTGCCATTCGACGTGCTGTCGCGGCTGGCATTGTGGGAGGCCGGCAACCTGTGGCGCATCTCATGGGCGTCCATCCTCATCACGCTCTTCAGCTTCACTCTCAGCCTCGTCACGCAGATGTTCGTTGGCCACCTTGGTGAGCTCGAGCTTGCCGGGGCCTCCATCACCAACATCGGCATCCAGGGCCTAGCCTATGGCATCATG CTTGGCATGTCGACTGCAGTGCAGACTGTGTGCGGCCAGGCCTACGGTGCGAGGAGGTACAGGGCGATGGGTGTTGTTTGCCAGAGAGCGCTCGTCCTCCAGTTTGTGACGGCCGTCGCCATAGCTTTCTTCTACTGGTACTCTGGCCCATTCCTGCAGCTCATTGGGCAGGCTGAGGACGTGGCTGTGGCAGGGCAGCTGTATGCTCGTGGGCTGGTGCCACAGCTGCTCGCGTTTGCACTCTTCTGCCCGATGCAGAGGTTCCTGCAGGCTCAGAACATCGTCAACCCCGTAGCGTACATGGTGCTTGCTGTGCTGGTCTTCCACATCTTCATCTCATGGCTCGCTGTGTTCGtgctcagctttggccttctcggtGCGGCTCTGACTCTGAGCTTCTCTTGGTGGGTGCTCGTGGCGTTGACCTGGGCGTACATCATCTGGAGCCCAGCTTGTAAGGAGACGTGGACTGGGCTGTCCATGCTTGCTTTCAGAGGCCTCTGGGGATACGCCAAGCTCGCCTTCGCGTCGGCTGTTATGCTAGC GTTGGAGCTCTGGTACGTGCAAGGATTTGTGCTTCTGACTGGCTTCCTCCCCAACTCAGAGATTGCTCTTGATTCACTCTCTATCTG CATCAACTACTGGAACTGGGACTTCCAAATCATGCTTGGTTTGAGCTATGCGGCCAG CATTCGCGTCAGCAACGAGCTTGGCGCTGGCCATCCAAAGGTCGCGAGGTTGTCGGTCATGGTGGTCGTCATGGCGAGCATCGCCTTCAGCATTCTCGCCACGATTGTAGTCATGGCCCTTAGGTACCCGCTGAGCACCCTCTACACAAGTAGCACGACGGTGATCGAGGCCGTCATCGCTCTGATGCCATTGCTGGCCATCAGCATCTTCTTGAATGGGATCCAGCCAATCCTCTCAG GAGTCGCGGTCGGGAGCGGGTGGCAGGTCATAGTTGCCTATGTCAACGTCGGGGCTTACTACATCATTGGGCTGCCGATTGGATGCGTCCTAGGGTTCAAAACAAGCCTGGGAGCAGCT GGGATCTGGTGGGGCTTGATCATAGGGGTCGCGGTCCAGACGGTGGCTCTGATCGTCATCACGGCCAGGACCAACTGGGATAGCGAG GTTGAGAAGGCGATCCAGCGACTGCGGCGCACCGCGGCAGACGAGGGCGGCGTGCTGGTGGTCGATGATGATGACGTCTGA
- the LOC123104742 gene encoding pentatricopeptide repeat-containing protein At5g41170, mitochondrial: protein MAGHLSKKPFLILLQPRRLSTTAASSSAAAGELAPACVVKEIPHDDDLAEESRSRLVRDTCKLLELRGSWTPKLEAQLRHLLRVLSPPQVRAVLRAQAQTDARAAFEFFRWADRQWRYRHAPEVFDEMLSLLSHTRLHDPARRVMRLMIRRRMRRGTQQFAHLMLSYSRAGKLRSAMRVLQLMQKDGCAPDISICNVTVNVLIFAGRIDKAIEFAERMRRVGVEPDVVTYNCLIKGLCSVWRVVEALEMIGVMLQNGCPPDKITYYTAMGFLCKEKRVAEVRGLLGRMRSDAGLFPDQVTYNMLIHVLAKHGHADEALEFLRESEGKRFRVDEVGYSAVVHSFCVNGRMAEAKEIVSEMISKECHPDVVTYSAVVDGFCRIGEIDQARKMMKHMYKNGCKPNIVTHTALLNGLCKAGKTSEAWELLNNSGEEWWTPSDITYSVVMHGFRREGKLKESCDVVAQMLQKGFFPTTVEINLLIHALCKEGKPGEAKDFMEQCQSKGCTINVINFTTVIHGFSRQGDLESALSLLDDLYLSNRHPDVVTYTVVVNALGKKGRLKEATELVKKMLNRGIVPTLVTYRTVIHRYCEKGTVEELLDLLDKMLARQELKSVYNQVIEKLCALGKINEAYSLLSKVLRTASQRDAQTCHILMESFLNRGLAVQSNNVACQMFQRNLIPDIKLCQKVDNQLTLEKQQTSGKLIVKFLERGLLKQENW from the exons ATGGCTGGGCATCTAAGCAAAAAACCATTTCTCATCCTCCTCCAACCCCGCCGCCTGTCCACCACCGCCGCATCTTCCTCGGCCGCCGCGGGAGAACTCGCCCCCGCGTGCGTCGTCAAGGAGATACCCCACGACGATGACCTCGCGGAGGAGTCGCGCAGCCGCCTCGTGCGCGACACCTGCAAGCTGCTCGAGCTCCGGGGCTCGTGGACCCCGAAGCTGGAGGCGCAGCTCCGGCACCTGCTCCGGGTGCTCTCCCCGCCGCAGGTCCGCGCCGTGCTCCGCGCGCAGGCGCAGACGGACGCCCGCGCCGCGTTCGAGTTCTTCCGCTGGGCCGACCGCCAGTGGCGCTACCGTCACGCACcggaggtgttcgatgaaatgctgaGCCTCCTCAGCCACACCAGGCTCCACGACCCCGCCCGGCGCGTCATGCGCCTCATGATCCGCCGCCGCATGAGGCGCGGGACGCAGCAGTTCGCGCACCTCATGCTCTCGTACAGCCGCGCGGGGAAGCTCCGCTCCGCCATGCGCGTGCTCCAACTCATGCAGAAGGACGGGTGCGCACCTGACATATCGATATGCAATGTGACAGTGAATGTGCTTATTTTTGCCGGGCGCATTGACAAGGCAATAGAGTTTGCTGAGCGGATGCGCCGTGTTGGGGTCGAGCCGGATGTAGTCACATACAATTGCCTTATCAAGGGGTTATGTAGTGTGTGGAGGGTTGTTGAGGCGCTAGAGATGATCGGTGTAATGCTGCAAAATGGGTGCCCACCTGATAAGATTACCTATTATACAGCCATGGGCTTCTTGTGCAAGGAGAAGAGGGTGGCAGAGGTGCGGGGTTTGCTTGGGAGGATGAGGAGTGATGCGGGTCTATTTCCAGATCAGGTCACATATAACATGCTTATCCATGTGCTTGCAAAGCATGGGCATGCAGATGAGGCGTTGGAGTTCTTGAGGGAGTCAGAGGGGAAAAGGTTCCGTGTTGATGAGGTTGGATATAGTGCAGTTGTGCACTCTTTCTGCGTGAATGGGAGGATGGCTGAGGCAAAGGAGATTGTAAGTGAGATGATCTCAAAAGAATGTCACCCTGACGTTGTGACATATAGCGCAGTTGTTGATGGGTTCTGCCGGATCGGGGAAATTGATCAAGCAAGAAAGATGATGAAGCATATGTATAAGAATGGCTGCAAGCCAAACATAGTCACGCATACTGCGCTGTTAAATGGTCTCTGCAAAGCTGGGAAAACTTCAGAGGCTTGGGAATTGCTAAACAACAGTGGAGAGGAATGGTGGACTCCCAGTGATATCACATACAGTGTTGTAATGCATGGGTTTAGAAGAGAAGGGAAACTAAAGGAATCATGTGATGTCGTCGCCCAGATGTTGCAAAAGGGTTTCTTTCCCACTACTGTGGAGATTAACTTACTGATCCATGCGTTATGTAAGGAAGGAAAGCCAGGGGAGGCCAAAGACTTCATGGAGCAGTGCCAAAGCAAAGGTTGTACCATTAATGTTATCAACTTTACTACTGTAATTCATGGATTTTCTCGGCAGGGGGATTTGGAATCAGCACTGTCTTTGTTGGATGACTTGTATCTCAGCAACAGGCATCCAGATGTTGTAACTTATACTGTTGTTGTGAATGCTTTGGGAAAGAAAGGTCGGCTGAAAGAAGCGACAGAGCTTGTGAAGAAAATGCTTAATAGAGGAATTGTCCCTACACTTGTTACATACAGGACAGTGATACATAGGTACTGTGAGAAGGGTACAGTGGAAGAATTACTCGATCTACTGGATAAGATGTTAGCAAGACAAGAGCTTAAGAGTGTATACAATCAGGTCATCGAGAAGCTATGTGCATTAGGTAAAATAAATGAAGCTTACAGTCTCCTCAGCAAGGTACTGAGAACTGCCTCACAGAGAGACGCTCAGACATGCCACATTCTGATGGAGAGTTTTCTTAATAGAGGTCTCGCAGTTCAGTCAAACAATGTGGCGTGCCAGATGTTTCAGAGAAATTTAATTCCTGATATTAAATTGTGTCAAAAAGTTGACAATCAGCTGACCTTAGAGAAACAACAAACTTCTGGAAAGCTTATAGTTAAGTTTTTAGAAAGAGGTCTTCTGAAACAAGAAAA TTGGTAA